The Hyalangium gracile genome has a window encoding:
- a CDS encoding ABC transporter ATP-binding protein → MDAIVIRNLVKRFRKSTIRREYTTLKSELVRWLKGQRLPEDKTYIEAIRGIDLTIPRGKTVGIIGRNGSGKSTLLKLMTGIYSPTSGSIEMRGRISALLDLGAGFHPDFSGRENILINGIILGMTRAEIRARMDQIIEFSELGDFVDEPVRTYSSGMYARLAFAVATHVDPEILIVDEILSVGDEHFAKKSMAKMMEFKKAGKTIVLVTHDLGTIERWCDLGVWIDAGRIRGVGNSTALVEEYRRAVALAEEQSVSLGPPALSKDGGQLPQVAPVPANEPLTGPKGAPQMRSGTYDVEISSVRFCKPSGEEVQEVDTEEPLDITLEFMARRPVEDVGFSIALFDANGTRVYETSTFIEGVALPVPLPPSGRLRMSLGRVGLIPGSYSIQVRAHPKHGPDYDWQRDLHQLKVRSNVADQGIMRPPHTWSVEVAHPVESAAPRAAEI, encoded by the coding sequence ATGGACGCCATCGTCATTCGCAATCTCGTCAAGCGCTTCCGCAAGAGCACCATCCGGCGCGAGTACACGACGCTCAAGTCGGAGCTGGTGCGCTGGCTGAAGGGCCAGCGGTTGCCCGAGGACAAGACGTACATCGAGGCCATCCGAGGCATCGATCTGACCATCCCCCGTGGCAAGACGGTGGGCATCATCGGACGCAACGGCTCGGGCAAGAGCACGCTGCTCAAGCTGATGACGGGCATCTACTCGCCGACGTCCGGGTCCATCGAGATGAGGGGCCGCATCTCGGCGCTGCTGGATCTGGGCGCCGGCTTCCACCCGGACTTCTCAGGGCGGGAGAACATCCTCATCAACGGCATCATCCTGGGGATGACGCGGGCGGAGATCCGCGCGCGGATGGACCAGATCATCGAGTTCAGCGAGCTGGGGGACTTCGTCGACGAGCCGGTGCGGACGTACTCCAGCGGCATGTACGCGCGGCTGGCGTTCGCGGTGGCCACGCACGTGGACCCGGAGATCCTGATCGTCGACGAGATCCTCTCGGTGGGTGACGAGCACTTCGCCAAGAAGAGCATGGCGAAGATGATGGAGTTCAAGAAGGCCGGGAAGACGATCGTCCTGGTCACCCACGATCTGGGCACCATCGAGCGCTGGTGCGATCTGGGCGTGTGGATCGACGCGGGGCGCATCCGCGGGGTGGGCAACTCCACGGCGCTGGTGGAGGAGTACCGCAGGGCGGTGGCGCTGGCGGAGGAGCAGTCGGTGTCGCTGGGGCCTCCGGCGCTGTCGAAGGACGGTGGACAGCTGCCGCAGGTGGCGCCGGTGCCGGCGAACGAGCCGCTCACCGGTCCGAAGGGCGCGCCGCAGATGCGCTCGGGCACCTACGACGTGGAGATCTCCTCGGTGCGCTTCTGCAAGCCCTCGGGGGAAGAGGTGCAGGAGGTGGACACCGAGGAGCCGCTGGACATCACCCTCGAGTTCATGGCCCGGCGCCCGGTGGAGGACGTGGGGTTCAGCATCGCGCTCTTCGATGCGAACGGGACACGCGTCTATGAGACGAGCACCTTCATCGAGGGCGTGGCGCTGCCGGTGCCGCTGCCGCCGTCGGGCAGGCTGCGCATGTCGCTCGGGCGGGTGGGGCTGATTCCGGGGAGCTACTCCATCCAGGTGCGGGCCCACCCGAAGCATGGGCCGGACTATGACTGGCAGCGGGATCTCCACCAGCTGAAGGTGCGCTCGAACGTGGCGGACCAGGGCATCATGCGGCCGCCCCACACCTGGTCCGTGGAAGTCGCCCACCCGGTCGAGTCCGCGGCTCCCCGGGCCGCCGAGATCTGA
- a CDS encoding ABC transporter permease, producing MLRNLRELYQYRGLLLSLTQRELKARYRGSVLGFLWTFLNPTMQMAVYSLLFSVWMRQKIEHYTYFVFIGLLPWIWFTSSVVGGASAISDRRDLLTKVRFPAQVLPATIVTTNLVNFLLAVPLLLLLGLALGHPLSWHILLFPLVLFVQLWVTLALVYLFSAINVAFRDLQQILSNIVTMWFFVTPIFYRAETLPEHLREVLVMANPMAVMVTSYQALFYDGRVPALAPLALWMGIAVALLWVASGIFERRREEFAEIV from the coding sequence ATGCTTCGCAACCTCCGAGAACTCTATCAGTACCGTGGCCTGCTGCTGAGCCTCACGCAGCGGGAGCTGAAGGCGCGCTACCGCGGCTCGGTGCTCGGGTTCCTGTGGACGTTCCTCAACCCGACGATGCAGATGGCGGTGTACTCGCTGCTCTTCTCGGTGTGGATGCGGCAGAAGATCGAGCACTACACGTACTTCGTCTTCATCGGCCTGCTGCCGTGGATCTGGTTCACCAGCTCGGTGGTGGGCGGGGCCAGCGCCATCAGCGACCGGCGCGATCTGCTCACCAAGGTGCGCTTCCCGGCGCAGGTGCTGCCGGCCACGATCGTGACGACCAACCTGGTGAACTTCCTGCTCGCCGTGCCGCTGCTGCTCCTGCTGGGGCTGGCGCTGGGCCACCCGCTGAGCTGGCACATCCTGCTGTTTCCGCTGGTGCTGTTCGTCCAGCTCTGGGTGACGCTGGCGCTGGTGTACCTGTTCTCGGCCATCAACGTGGCGTTTCGGGACCTGCAGCAGATCCTCAGCAACATCGTGACGATGTGGTTCTTCGTCACGCCCATCTTCTACCGGGCGGAGACGCTGCCCGAGCACCTGCGGGAGGTGCTGGTGATGGCCAACCCCATGGCGGTGATGGTCACCTCGTACCAGGCCCTGTTCTACGACGGGCGGGTGCCCGCGCTGGCGCCGCTGGCGCTGTGGATGGGCATCGCGGTGGCCCTGCTGTGGGTGGCCTCCGGCATCTTCGAGCGTCGCCGCGAGGAGTTCGCGGAGATCGTCTGA
- a CDS encoding rhamnosyltransferase WsaF family glycosyltransferase has translation MSQDTQTPVPVGDLAEMIAAQRRLVEGLRPCSGPGCEQLTAHERTLRFLEEELRRRMPESQARAHTPMQAAQRVADVFQFQVPGSHRQQLGRAITAAKSVFTKGLKPFHVEMLRPQHAFNREMLAVLEHLFGMRATSTQTDLSEWVRKRLTPLLEPTEWEIPTHRRQGLGRAVRLVKRSYLTALGPLLRELLAGQRQWNQQAVDLLADAVKPRPPSPDEAASRVAELLNLADPLGRAQSLGARVSSPLWREVFRRQITYNQEITLCLADMLGTRTPASVPSQDDYAAWYREREPQAFARAAEAVKGLQRRPLVSLITVVSGTPEPLLRACIESVRAQSYENWELCLADDGTKAPQAARVLEKFAREDSRIRVARPGASGRAAAANAALALAQGELVGLLGEGDLLSPHTLAEVVLRLEREPETDLLYSDEDRCDESGRRFEPFFKPDWSPDLMRSVNYIHHFAVVRRALLDAVGAMRPEFEGAQDYDLLLRLSERARHIGHVPAVLYHRRGSGGREGREATDAAVRALNEHLKRQGEEGVAEAVGPGHYRVRYPVKGQPLVSIIVPFKDKPELLRTLTTSLLGKTAYSNYELLLVSNNSKKPETFALLESLTDPRIRKLTWDHPFNYPAINNFAAREARGELLLFLNNDIEIIHPDWLEELIGQAQRPEVGQVGAKLLFPDGTVQHAGVMVGMTGFAGHPFWRLPDEGRWTPFGLPDWTRDFLAVTSACVMVRREFFEALRGFDERFIVCGSDVDLGLRTVGRGLRVVYTPHAKLYHHESASRRLDSMPEGDFWESFVSYRPYLRDGDPFYNPNLTLLGPDCSLRRHPENGEELALRTLSRDLPSAQDPAAVERARRQRHVADHLSALDHTSAQVREARAQAPARLAALRQKGKLERVTWFLPSFHHPYAGIHTILRFAQLLRERHGTQSEFIIYDNPGVTAAEMAARVSVLFPKPPGTFRVLQGLEEVADLPECDLAVATLWKSAYPVLSHPRATAKAYFVQDFEPAFLPAGAESALAEQTYRLGLYGIFNTRGLHDYITSHYPMEGCWFEPAVERSIFHAQRPRRQGPIRIFFYGRPGSERNAFELGMATLRQLKAELGGAVEIVSAGERWSPEHYGLQGVITNLGVLPYEKTADLYRECDVGLCFMFTKHPSYLPFELMACGVTVVTNDNPANRWLLEHERNCLLAEPTLSCILEQLRRAVADTGLRARLSAAAIERVGRTTWEEQVDQVLAQLLGRT, from the coding sequence ATGTCCCAAGACACCCAGACTCCTGTCCCCGTCGGCGATCTGGCGGAGATGATCGCGGCCCAGCGCCGCCTGGTGGAGGGGCTGAGGCCCTGCAGCGGTCCAGGCTGCGAGCAACTGACGGCCCACGAGCGCACCCTGCGCTTCCTGGAGGAGGAGCTGCGGCGGCGCATGCCCGAGTCCCAGGCGCGGGCCCACACGCCCATGCAGGCGGCCCAGCGCGTGGCGGATGTCTTCCAGTTCCAGGTGCCTGGCTCCCACCGCCAGCAGCTGGGGCGGGCCATCACCGCGGCCAAGAGCGTCTTCACGAAGGGGCTGAAGCCCTTCCACGTGGAGATGCTGCGACCGCAGCACGCCTTCAATCGGGAGATGCTCGCCGTCCTGGAGCACCTGTTCGGCATGCGGGCCACGAGCACGCAGACGGACCTCTCGGAGTGGGTGCGCAAGCGGCTCACCCCGCTGCTGGAGCCCACCGAGTGGGAGATCCCGACCCATCGCCGGCAGGGGCTCGGGCGGGCGGTGAGGCTCGTGAAGCGCTCGTACCTGACGGCGCTTGGGCCGCTGCTGCGGGAGCTGCTGGCGGGCCAGCGGCAGTGGAACCAGCAGGCGGTGGACCTGCTCGCGGATGCGGTGAAGCCCCGGCCTCCCTCACCGGACGAGGCGGCGAGCCGGGTGGCCGAGCTGTTGAACCTGGCGGATCCGCTCGGGCGGGCGCAGTCGCTCGGGGCGCGAGTGTCCTCGCCGCTGTGGCGCGAGGTGTTCCGCCGGCAGATCACCTACAACCAGGAGATCACCCTCTGCCTGGCGGACATGCTGGGCACGCGGACCCCGGCGTCGGTTCCCAGCCAGGACGACTACGCGGCCTGGTACCGCGAGCGGGAGCCCCAGGCGTTCGCTCGTGCGGCGGAGGCGGTGAAGGGGCTGCAGCGGCGGCCCCTCGTCAGCCTGATCACGGTGGTCTCCGGGACGCCGGAGCCCCTGCTGCGCGCCTGCATCGAGTCGGTCCGGGCGCAGTCCTACGAGAACTGGGAGCTGTGCCTGGCGGACGACGGGACGAAGGCGCCCCAGGCCGCGCGGGTGCTGGAGAAGTTCGCTCGAGAGGACTCGCGCATCCGTGTGGCCCGTCCAGGCGCCTCTGGGCGTGCGGCGGCCGCCAATGCCGCCCTCGCGCTGGCCCAGGGTGAGCTCGTCGGCCTGCTGGGTGAGGGCGATCTGCTGTCGCCGCACACCCTGGCGGAGGTGGTGCTGCGCCTCGAGCGGGAGCCGGAGACGGACCTGCTGTACTCGGACGAGGACCGCTGTGACGAGTCGGGCCGTCGCTTCGAGCCCTTCTTCAAGCCGGACTGGTCTCCGGACCTGATGCGCTCGGTGAACTACATCCACCACTTCGCGGTGGTGCGCCGGGCGCTGCTGGACGCCGTGGGAGCCATGCGGCCGGAGTTCGAGGGCGCGCAGGACTATGACTTGCTGCTGCGCCTGTCCGAGCGGGCCCGCCACATCGGCCACGTGCCGGCGGTGCTGTACCACCGGCGGGGCTCGGGCGGACGGGAGGGCAGGGAGGCCACGGACGCGGCGGTCCGCGCGCTGAACGAGCACCTGAAGCGGCAGGGCGAGGAGGGCGTGGCCGAGGCGGTGGGGCCGGGACACTACCGGGTGCGCTACCCGGTCAAGGGCCAGCCGCTCGTCTCCATCATCGTCCCCTTCAAGGACAAGCCGGAGCTGCTGCGCACGCTCACCACGAGCCTGCTGGGGAAGACGGCCTACTCGAACTACGAGCTGCTGCTGGTCTCCAACAACAGCAAGAAGCCGGAGACGTTCGCGCTGCTGGAGAGCCTCACCGATCCGCGCATCCGCAAGCTGACGTGGGACCACCCGTTCAACTACCCGGCCATCAACAACTTCGCGGCGCGCGAGGCTCGGGGCGAGCTGCTGCTGTTCCTCAACAACGACATCGAGATCATCCACCCGGACTGGCTGGAGGAGCTGATCGGCCAGGCCCAGCGCCCCGAGGTGGGGCAGGTGGGCGCGAAGCTGCTGTTCCCGGACGGCACGGTGCAGCACGCGGGCGTGATGGTCGGGATGACGGGCTTCGCGGGCCATCCGTTCTGGCGCCTGCCGGACGAGGGCCGGTGGACGCCCTTCGGCCTGCCGGACTGGACGCGCGACTTCCTGGCGGTGACGAGCGCCTGCGTGATGGTGCGCCGCGAGTTCTTCGAGGCGCTGCGCGGCTTCGACGAGCGCTTCATCGTCTGCGGCAGCGATGTGGACCTGGGCCTGCGGACGGTGGGCAGGGGGCTGCGCGTCGTCTACACGCCGCACGCGAAGCTGTACCACCACGAGTCCGCGAGCCGGCGCCTGGACAGCATGCCGGAGGGGGACTTCTGGGAGTCCTTCGTCTCCTATCGGCCGTACCTGCGCGACGGGGACCCCTTCTACAACCCGAACCTCACGCTGCTCGGGCCGGACTGCTCGCTGCGCCGCCACCCGGAGAATGGCGAGGAGCTGGCGCTGCGGACGCTGTCACGCGATCTCCCCAGCGCGCAGGACCCGGCCGCCGTCGAGCGTGCCCGCAGGCAGCGCCACGTGGCCGATCACCTCTCGGCGCTGGACCACACCTCCGCGCAGGTTCGGGAGGCTCGGGCCCAGGCGCCGGCGAGGCTGGCGGCGCTGCGCCAGAAGGGGAAGCTGGAGCGCGTCACCTGGTTCCTGCCCTCGTTCCACCACCCGTACGCGGGCATCCACACCATCCTCCGGTTCGCGCAGCTGCTCCGCGAGCGCCACGGGACGCAGAGCGAGTTCATCATCTACGACAACCCCGGAGTGACGGCGGCGGAGATGGCGGCGCGAGTCTCCGTGCTCTTCCCAAAGCCTCCCGGGACGTTCCGTGTGCTCCAGGGGCTGGAGGAGGTGGCCGACCTGCCCGAGTGCGACCTGGCGGTGGCGACGCTCTGGAAGTCCGCCTACCCGGTGCTGTCGCATCCCCGGGCGACGGCGAAGGCCTACTTCGTCCAGGACTTCGAGCCGGCGTTCCTTCCCGCGGGGGCCGAGTCCGCGCTGGCCGAGCAGACGTACCGGCTGGGGCTCTACGGCATCTTCAACACGCGCGGCCTGCACGACTACATCACTTCGCACTACCCGATGGAGGGGTGCTGGTTCGAGCCCGCGGTGGAGCGCTCCATCTTCCACGCCCAGCGGCCGCGGCGGCAGGGGCCCATCCGGATCTTCTTCTACGGGCGGCCGGGCAGCGAGCGGAACGCCTTCGAGCTCGGCATGGCCACGCTGCGCCAGCTCAAGGCGGAGCTGGGCGGCGCGGTGGAGATCGTCTCCGCGGGCGAGCGGTGGAGCCCGGAGCACTACGGGCTCCAGGGCGTCATCACCAACCTGGGCGTGCTGCCCTACGAGAAGACGGCGGACCTGTATCGCGAGTGCGATGTGGGCCTGTGCTTCATGTTCACCAAGCACCCGTCGTATCTGCCCTTCGAGCTGATGGCCTGCGGGGTGACGGTGGTCACCAACGACAACCCGGCCAACCGCTGGCTGCTGGAGCACGAGCGCAACTGCCTGCTGGCCGAGCCCACCCTGTCCTGCATCCTGGAGCAGCTGCGCCGGGCGGTGGCGGACACGGGGCTGCGCGCGCGGCTCTCCGCGGCGGCCATCGAGCGGGTGGGGCGCACCACCTGGGAGGAGCAGGTCGACCAGGTGCTCGCCCAGCTGCTGGGGCGGACGTAG
- a CDS encoding AMP-binding protein: MKEQAHSPGSGGVRQVWKDARTFADILRRRAAELGQAAAFTFLGATASEDVTLSYAELDRRSRAIAMELESRGLSGQRVLIVLPPGPAYVTSLFGCLYAGVIAVPVPPPLFDSPSAGVDLLASIAQDSGAAAALVGGQRPPEGQRLTIDGLASHIELIPAEAPAPSGPPADWTPPFVDPRAIAFLQYTAGSTATPKGVRVTHASLLDNSEALRRGLGHGPTDKLLLWLPTHQGLGLLEGVLQPLFSGIPALLMAPQLFFQQPRRWLEAISTHGVTISGAPDFAYELCVRAVSEEERAGLDLSRWRVAFTSGEQIRAETMERFSAHFAPCGFQPKTFRAVYGLAECTYLVACGRSEDGPTLRGVGVDALAQQRITERRGAATKLVSCGPASSVQVIIVNPTTRALRGEQEVGEIWVTGLSVADGYWGRVGTTSEAFRGRLSGSAAGMRAFLRTGDLGAISGGELYVTGRVQDVIIWQGQDLRLHDFEFDVEASHPALVPGGCAAFAHKQGREEQLLVVAEVSPRDVAQAPPAKQQALLRDITRAIRLNVNQRHGVLPTEILLVGARTLPRSSLGRVSRNAVRSAYPSIASPPLLRDRGEEPTPEAAPAEPPPPAPPVEAAPQQEPPASAPTPTGLVPLTPAMYAVHAPGRGLQHPTGTSRIFELPEGTRGHHAEEALHAVWAAHETLRLRFTRSVQGGAEGWSALIIPEKSPVPLTRIDLTARSDEESWQTVEGMARGLCEEIGQCTGALVSFVFCERGTRNPPWLLVACHPALLDESSWRILATDLAEACDQARTRGRVRMTPQSGSLARWVLELISETQLPRIATDARAHWLGRSLEPAPERPSAASTSATPAPGALAVVDAAALQRAATLYEVSREAILLAACAFAYRSQVQRSTVRVSLRQSARTSSHYQVDASRMLGNLDYSFPAVLALEAEAPPQELARHAHVELLEAPLGGLAYDALRAYGSDPALTDELSALPAADFSLHLKDEGAPSSRETLRTLAIFEHGPSGVSAMRLRVEAQLSAGQAQLLWHGATSDGALLSALAKLTEQTIRTLCAHADSARATAALDRGTSRAPSARHSH, from the coding sequence GTGAAAGAGCAAGCACACTCCCCAGGCAGCGGTGGGGTTCGTCAGGTCTGGAAGGATGCGCGGACCTTCGCGGACATCCTCCGGCGCCGCGCGGCGGAGCTGGGCCAGGCTGCGGCCTTCACCTTCCTGGGCGCCACGGCTTCCGAGGACGTCACCCTCTCGTACGCGGAGCTGGATCGGCGCTCGCGCGCCATCGCCATGGAGCTGGAGTCGCGCGGGCTGTCCGGGCAGCGCGTCCTCATCGTCCTGCCGCCGGGCCCCGCCTACGTCACCAGCCTCTTCGGCTGCCTCTATGCGGGGGTGATCGCCGTCCCCGTGCCGCCGCCGCTGTTCGACTCGCCCAGCGCGGGGGTGGACCTGCTGGCCAGCATCGCGCAGGACTCGGGCGCCGCCGCCGCGCTCGTGGGTGGGCAGCGCCCCCCGGAAGGCCAGCGCCTCACCATTGACGGCCTGGCCTCCCACATCGAGCTGATCCCCGCCGAGGCCCCCGCGCCCTCCGGACCTCCGGCGGACTGGACGCCGCCGTTCGTGGACCCGCGAGCCATCGCCTTCCTGCAGTACACGGCGGGCAGCACCGCCACCCCCAAGGGGGTGCGGGTGACCCACGCCAGCCTCCTGGACAACTCCGAGGCCCTGCGCCGGGGGCTGGGGCATGGCCCCACGGACAAGCTGCTCCTGTGGCTGCCCACCCACCAGGGGCTGGGGCTGCTCGAGGGCGTGCTCCAGCCGCTGTTCTCGGGCATCCCCGCGCTGCTGATGGCGCCGCAGCTCTTCTTCCAGCAGCCCCGGCGGTGGCTGGAGGCCATCTCCACCCACGGCGTCACCATCAGCGGCGCTCCGGACTTCGCCTACGAGCTGTGCGTGCGCGCCGTCAGCGAGGAGGAGCGGGCCGGGCTCGACCTGAGCCGCTGGCGCGTCGCCTTCACCAGCGGCGAGCAGATCCGCGCCGAGACGATGGAGCGCTTCTCGGCGCACTTCGCGCCCTGCGGGTTCCAGCCGAAGACGTTCCGGGCGGTGTACGGGCTGGCCGAGTGCACCTACCTGGTGGCCTGCGGCAGGTCCGAGGACGGCCCTACCCTGCGCGGCGTGGGAGTGGACGCGCTGGCCCAGCAGCGCATCACCGAGCGCCGCGGGGCCGCGACGAAGCTGGTGAGCTGCGGCCCGGCGTCCAGCGTGCAGGTGATCATCGTCAACCCCACCACGCGCGCGCTGCGCGGCGAGCAGGAGGTGGGGGAGATCTGGGTCACCGGCCTCAGCGTGGCCGATGGCTACTGGGGCCGGGTGGGCACCACGTCCGAGGCGTTCCGCGGACGGCTGTCCGGCTCGGCCGCCGGCATGCGGGCCTTCCTGCGGACCGGCGATCTCGGGGCCATCTCGGGCGGCGAGCTGTACGTCACCGGGCGCGTCCAGGACGTCATCATCTGGCAGGGCCAGGATCTGCGGCTGCACGACTTCGAGTTCGACGTGGAGGCAAGCCACCCGGCGCTGGTGCCCGGCGGCTGCGCGGCCTTCGCGCACAAGCAGGGGCGAGAGGAGCAGCTTCTCGTCGTCGCCGAGGTCTCCCCGCGCGACGTGGCCCAGGCTCCGCCCGCGAAGCAGCAGGCCCTGCTCCGGGACATCACCCGGGCCATCCGCCTGAACGTGAACCAGCGCCACGGCGTGCTGCCCACCGAGATCCTGCTGGTGGGAGCGCGCACCCTGCCGAGATCCTCGCTGGGGCGTGTCTCACGGAACGCCGTGCGCTCGGCGTACCCGTCCATCGCGTCCCCGCCGCTCCTGCGCGATCGCGGCGAGGAGCCCACCCCGGAGGCCGCGCCGGCCGAGCCACCTCCGCCCGCGCCCCCCGTGGAGGCCGCGCCCCAGCAGGAGCCCCCCGCTTCGGCGCCGACGCCGACGGGCCTCGTGCCGTTGACGCCCGCGATGTACGCGGTCCATGCACCGGGCCGAGGCCTCCAGCACCCCACCGGCACCAGCCGGATCTTCGAGCTGCCCGAGGGCACTCGCGGCCACCACGCGGAGGAGGCCCTCCACGCCGTGTGGGCGGCGCACGAGACGCTGCGCCTGCGCTTCACCCGCTCCGTTCAGGGCGGGGCCGAGGGCTGGTCCGCGCTCATCATCCCCGAGAAGAGCCCCGTGCCGCTGACGCGGATCGACCTCACCGCCCGCTCGGATGAGGAGTCCTGGCAGACGGTCGAGGGGATGGCTCGCGGCCTGTGCGAGGAGATCGGCCAGTGCACGGGCGCCCTCGTCTCCTTCGTCTTCTGTGAGCGAGGCACTCGGAACCCACCCTGGCTCCTGGTGGCCTGCCACCCCGCCCTGCTGGACGAGTCCTCCTGGCGCATCCTCGCCACGGATCTCGCGGAGGCGTGCGATCAGGCGCGGACCCGCGGGCGTGTCCGGATGACGCCCCAGAGCGGCTCACTGGCGCGCTGGGTGCTCGAGCTCATCTCCGAGACCCAGCTCCCCCGGATCGCCACCGATGCGCGAGCGCACTGGCTGGGTCGCTCGCTGGAGCCCGCCCCGGAGCGGCCTTCCGCGGCGAGCACCTCGGCGACGCCCGCGCCCGGAGCCCTGGCCGTCGTGGATGCCGCCGCGCTCCAGCGGGCCGCGACGCTCTACGAAGTCTCCCGCGAGGCCATCCTGCTGGCCGCCTGCGCGTTCGCCTACCGCTCCCAGGTGCAGCGCTCCACGGTGCGGGTCAGCCTGCGGCAGAGCGCGCGGACGAGCAGCCACTACCAGGTGGACGCCTCGCGCATGCTGGGAAACCTCGACTACTCCTTCCCCGCCGTGCTCGCCCTCGAGGCGGAGGCGCCTCCGCAGGAGCTGGCCCGGCACGCCCACGTGGAGCTGCTGGAGGCACCGCTGGGAGGCCTCGCCTACGACGCCCTGCGCGCCTACGGCTCGGACCCGGCTCTCACCGACGAGCTCTCGGCGCTGCCCGCGGCCGACTTCAGCCTGCACCTGAAGGACGAGGGAGCCCCCTCGAGCCGCGAGACGCTGCGCACCCTGGCCATCTTCGAGCATGGCCCGTCGGGAGTGAGCGCCATGCGGCTGCGGGTGGAGGCCCAGCTGTCCGCGGGACAGGCGCAGCTGCTGTGGCACGGCGCGACTTCGGATGGAGCGCTGCTCAGCGCCCTGGCGAAGCTGACCGAGCAGACGATCCGCACGCTCTGCGCGCACGCGGACAGCGCCCGGGCGACGGCCGCGCTCGATCGCGGCACGTCACGGGCGCCCAGCGCGCGCCACTCGCACTGA